TGCGGGCATTATACACTGCACATCGACCACCATCGCCTCGACGGCACCGGTAACTATGGCCATCTCCTGCTGGAGGAAGTTGCCCGCTATCGGGATGCCGTGCCTCATGAGGACTTCGAGGCCAGTACAGCACATTCCGACGACGTTTATTCCCTTGGCGCCGTACTTCTGGGCAAGCTCTATCAGCTCGGGGTCCTGGGCCGCCTCGACTATCTTCTCCGAGAGTACCGGCTCGTGGCCGTGGACGACTATGTTGACGTAGTCCTCCTTGAGGACGCCGAGGTTGGCCTCGGCCTTTATGACCTGAGGAGTTCCGAAGAGTATGTCCTGAAGCTCGGTGGCTATGAGCGAGCCGCCCCAGGCGTCGCCGAGGGAAGTTTTGAGGCCGTGGAGGAGTATGCTGACCGGGTCGTGGTCGGTTCCTATGTGCGTTCTGTGGAGGCTCTCGACTATCTCCCTGTCGATCCCCCTCGGGAGGATTCCGTTCTCGAACCACGGCATACCTGCTTTGGCGGCAGCGGTCTCGAATACCTCATAGGTCTTGGGGTTGAGGTAGGCTTTCAGGAATCTCAAAGCTTCCTCGTCCTGCTTTCCGAAGTCGTGGAGCGCTACCTCAGCGACCTCCTTGGCGAGTTCTCTAATGGTCTTGCCCTCTGTTTCAATCCCAAGCCGCTCCGCAACGGCCTTCAGTTTTTCAGCATCCCTCACCTGGTACGGGAGCGTGTTCGAGGCCATGTTGTCAAGCTCAAGAACCGGTTTGCCCTCCTTCTTGAACTTCTCCGCCATCTCCGCCGCTATGAGAAGGGTCAAAGCCACGTGCCTTCCATGGTCACTGTGGGCTGCCGCTCCGGCCGCTATCATCCTGAGGAGGTTTCTTGCAACTATGGTGTCGGCGTCGGCACCGCAGACACCCCTGGTTGGCTCGCCGCCGAAGGGGTTTATCCTGCACGGACCCATCATACAGTTCCTGCAGCAGACGCCAAGTAGACCGTAGCCGCACTGCGGCTGCTGTTTCTCGAGCCTCTCCCAGACGGTCTCAATGCCCATCTCCTGAGCGCGCTCATACATCTGCTGGGTGGTACTATCTATGGAAACTTCCTTATACTTCTTCATTTCGACTCCCCCTCATTAACGCGGATTATCTCGGCGTACATGGATCTGTAAAGATCCCAGCCGTTGTATTCCTCCTCGTATTCACCCTCCTTCAGCTTGATTATCTTCTCCGCCGTTTCCTTCCTGACCCTTCCCACTATCTCGTCTATGGTTCCGAACTGAAGCGCCCCCGTCTTGCACGCCTCGACGCAGGCAGGGACCCTTCCCTCGGCCCTCCTGTCCGGACACATGTCACACTTGAAC
This window of the Thermococcus siculi genome carries:
- the cooS gene encoding anaerobic carbon-monoxide dehydrogenase catalytic subunit, which translates into the protein MKKYKEVSIDSTTQQMYERAQEMGIETVWERLEKQQPQCGYGLLGVCCRNCMMGPCRINPFGGEPTRGVCGADADTIVARNLLRMIAAGAAAHSDHGRHVALTLLIAAEMAEKFKKEGKPVLELDNMASNTLPYQVRDAEKLKAVAERLGIETEGKTIRELAKEVAEVALHDFGKQDEEALRFLKAYLNPKTYEVFETAAAKAGMPWFENGILPRGIDREIVESLHRTHIGTDHDPVSILLHGLKTSLGDAWGGSLIATELQDILFGTPQVIKAEANLGVLKEDYVNIVVHGHEPVLSEKIVEAAQDPELIELAQKYGAKGINVVGMCCTGLEVLMRHGIPIAGNFLQQEMAIVTGAVEAMVVDVQCIMPATVDVARCFHTKIIDTSPLATFPGAIHIKFDERRADEIAKEIVRTAVENFPNRSKKRVEIPKEKMAGYVGFSVEAILKHFGGNLKPIEEAIVEGKIKGVAGLVGCNNPKIKQDHNHIKIANELMKRDVLLIGTGCWATAAMKYGIFLPEYADTDNVGPGLREFAKEWGIPPALNMGSCVDCTRMLVLADLIARDLNVPISALPVVGSAPEAMTEKAVSIGTYFVASGITTHLGIVPPVLGGPKVVKILTQDLYDIVGAAFIVEPDPYKAARLMYDHIMKKRKELGI